One Chaetodon trifascialis isolate fChaTrf1 chromosome 12, fChaTrf1.hap1, whole genome shotgun sequence DNA window includes the following coding sequences:
- the tas2r201.1 gene encoding taste receptor, type 2, member 201, tandem duplicate 1 translates to MTSSVWLNFFYQTQIVPAHRALFMWIKKNIKAIIYCILLFERILTLCDCAVVLIDLHASNYLTPDGFSYNSTVHHNMVYSQIPSPELGIALLILICLLKTHYLICLCVMVMSSGSTVVYLCKHMRRMAANGQPFSCPRLRSQVRVTITGILQGVLYVFCAIWTMYKIFSGQISTIYGFSYAHFTVINLYMTGTTFNLGAGQGVFRQRAADIWLRAAEWCKAPKVQESEQGG, encoded by the coding sequence ATGACCTCCTCTGTTTGGCTGAACTTCTTCTACCAAACCCAGATTGTACCTGCACACAGAGCCCTCTTCATGTGGATTAAGAAGAATATCAAAGCCATCATCTActgcattttgctttttgagAGAATACTCACTTTGTGTGATTGTGCGGTTGTGCTTATAGACCTTCATGCTTCAAATTATCTTACTCCCGATGGTTTCAGTTACAATTCCACAGTGCATCACAACATGGTATATTCCCAAATACCTTCACCTGAATTGGGAATTGCGCTCCTAATTTTGATTTGCTTATTGAAGACCCACTACttaatctgtctgtgtgttatgGTGATGTCTAGTGGTTCTACTGTAGTCTACCTGTGCAAACACATGCGTCGTATGGCAGCAAATGGTCAGCCCTTCTCCTGCCCACGGTTGAGAAGTCAGGTGAGGGTTACCATCACGGGCATCCTGCAGGGAGTCCTGTATGTGTTCTGTGCTATATGGACTATGTACAAAATTTTTTCTGGGCAAATTTCAACCATATACGGCTTTTCGTATGCCCATTTCACTGTCATCAACTTGTACATGACAGGTACGACGTTCAACCTGGGAGCCGGTCAGGGTGTAttcaggcagagagcagcagacatcTGGCTCAGAGCAGCTGAGTGGTGCAAAGCACCTAAAGTACAAGAGTCTGAACAAGGAGGATGA
- the heg1 gene encoding protein HEG isoform X1, translating into METWFLNHVLGLSLSVLLLGLPGPLGAGTPTNNSTDSVTAGLYYSSATDELNGSENNATSTSSSSESLSPSQRNILLTHSAETHTAAAGNFETEQTQTLTETSSRPLEAVSLSTEPLTSTLVIATAAAAAAAGSSSSSGSSSSSSSGSSSSSGSSSSSSSSSSSDWRTWKVNTDQMSDASPAVSQQASPWMLTEEARLPQDSPDTTLRQGDASSSMTHTAVHTDSTYTSTTISRAGERTLLSVTSSSSNSTSYAFTEESRSHQNPSTWGVSSSATETEDYTHSAPSTRTESGDTTDQHMTHSFSGMSSETGGPGGPTGTQTFNRQANATQHQHASTSEETSDSTPPLRVTEPSTDQSEVSVSSIPPVTSPAEGPTYTSGTDQRLGSSVGTSTESSTGVHSSSTQNQEGTEGVSSQTSEQSVGFGLTTGPPTVSSSTSDLGNSLTNTPVLVTEVFLTTTPVTVTERYRPHVTEENTSKAPASTTTAATTSPLPSSSSSRFSSTTSSSAPGSPTAATIPYTPPSTTASTLALQTSAAHPTHRTSSSQTQGPSTGMANTPNATTLQIETSTGTLGITTAHSQHITTTYTHSTPTESTEPLRTTGTQTDRGTTEPVVTTSPTDVRSTKAPPPPPRNPCVSNPCMNGGMCVSDKEHQYTCHCQQAWTGQTCNQDMDECERDPCPVGSRCVNTRGSFSCACPLGFDLEDGRTCTRAKTFLGTFSVNRLPHDPTIFKSSTVHEIQREIIQLLNASLSVLRGYSRSLLSKKEEDGVRISAVNMFSISTNVTSAEVYNSIQMSLSNCSSSLAHCRMVLHHQLTYHVESLCVAQKTQCDTERSTCADSSGTAHCQCLQGYYKHNPEDLSCLECGDGYKLENGTCVPCMFGFGGFNCGNFYKLIAVVVSPAGGAVLLILIIALIVTCCKKDKNDINKIIFKSGDLQMSPYADFPKSNRISMEWGRETIEMQENGSTKNLLQMTDIYYSPALRNSDLERNGLYPFTGLPGSRHSCIYPAQWNPSFISDDSRRRDYF; encoded by the exons AAACTGAGCAGACTCAAACCTtgacagaaacaagcagcaggCCACTAGAGGCCGTAAGTCTATCGACTGAGCCACTCACCTCCACCCTTGTTATagccaccgctgctgctgccgccgccgccggcagcagcagcagcagcggcagcagcagcagcagcagcagcggcagcagcagcagcagcggcagcagcagcagcagcagcagcagcagcagcagcgactgGAGGACCTGGAAGGTTAACACAGACCAGATGTCAGACGCCTCTCCTGCTGTGTCCCAGCAGGCTAGTCCCTGGATGTTGACAGAGGAGGCCAGGCTTCCCCAGGACAGCCCAGACACCACCCTCCGACAAGGTGATGCTTCATCCTCGATGACCCACACAGCCGTCCACACTGACAGCACCTACACGTCCACCACCATCAGCCGAGCAGGGGAGAGGAccctgctgtctgtcacctcctcctccagcaacaGCACCTCCTATGCCTTTACAGAGGAGTCCAGGTCCCATCAGAACCCCTCTACCTGGGGTGTTTCTTCCAGCGCTACAGAGACTGAGGACTACACCCACAGTGCTCCGTCCACCAGGACTGAGAGCGGGGACACCACGGACCAGCATATGACCCACTCCTTCAGTGGGATGTCTTCAGAGACTGGCGGCCCAGGGGGCCCCACAGGAACCCAGACTTTCAACAGACAAGCTAATGCCACCCAGCATCAACACGCCTCAACATCAGAGGAGACCTCAGACTCAACACCACCTCTAAGAGTGACAGAGCCCAGCACTGACCAATCTGAAGTGTCTGTTTCCTCCATACCTCCCGTAACCTCACCCGCAGAGGGTCCCACATACACCTCAGGGACAGACCAGCGACTGGGGTCTAGTGTTGGAACCTCCACTGAGTCCTCCACTGGAGTCCACAGCTCCAGCACTCAGAACCAGGAGGGCACTGAGGGGGTTTCATCCCAGACCAGCGAGCAAAGCGTGGGGTTTGGTCTGACCACAGGACCCCCCACAGTCAGCAGCAGTACATCTGACCTGGGCAACTCTCTAACAAACACTCCAGTGCTGGTTACAGAGGTCTTCCTCACCACCACACCTGTCACCGTCACAGAAAGGTAC aGACCACATGtaacagaggaaaacacttcCAAAGCCcctgcctccaccaccaccgccgCTACCACATCCCCCCTaccctcatcctcatcctccaggTTCAgtagcaccaccagcagctctgctccagGATCGCCTACCGCGGCCACCATCCCGTACACTCCTCCCtccaccacagcctccacccTGGCCCTGCAGACCAGTGCAGCGCACCCAACCCACCGCACGTCATCCAGCCAAACCCAGGGGCCCTCGACGGGCATGGCTAACACCCCAAACGCCACCACCCTGCAGATAGAAACGAGCACGGGCACTCTGGGAATCACCACAGCTCATAGTCAGCACATCACCACCACCTACACCCACAGCACCCCAACCGAGAGTACGGAGCCTCTGCGGACCACCgggacgcagacagacagaggaaccACAGAGCCGGTGGTGACGACATCACCCACTGATGTCAGATCCACCAAggcacctcctccaccaccga GAAACCCCTGCGTGTCAAACCCTTGCATGAACGGGGGGATGTGTGTGAGCGATAAAGAGCATCAGTACACCTGCCACTGTCAGCAGGCGTGGACAGGACAAACCTGCAACCAGG ATATGGATGAGTGTGAGAGGGACCCCTGCCCCGTCGGGTCCAGGTGTGTGAACACCCGAGGCTCCTTCAGCTGTGCATGTCCGCTCGGCTTCGACCTGGAGGACGGACGCACCTGCACCAGAG caaAGACGTTTCTGGGGACTTTCAGCGTCAACAGGCTGCCTCATGACCCCACTATCTTCAAGAGCAGCACCGTGCATGAGATCCAGAGAGAGATCATTCAGCTG ctcaatgcTTCTTTGTCAGTCCTCCGAGGTTACAGCCGCTCACTGCTGAGTAAGAA AGAAGAGGACGGGGTTCgtatctcagctgtcaacatgTTTTCCATCTCCACTAATGTGACGAGTGCTGAGGTCTACAACAGCATCCAGATGTCTCTCAGCAACTGCAGCTCCTCGCTGGCCCACTGTCGGATGGTCCTGCACCACCAGCTCACCTATCACG TGGAAAGTCTGTGTGTGGCCCAGAAGACTCAGTGTGACACTGAGCGCTCCACCTGCGCAGACAGCAGCGGCACCGCCCACTGTCAGTGTCTTCAAGGATACTACAAACACAACCCAGAAGACCTGTCCTGCTtag AATGTGGGGACGGCTACAAGCTGGAAAACGGCACCTGTGTTCC GTGCATGTTTGGATTTGGAGGATTCAACTGTGGAAATT TTTACAAGCTGATTGCAGTTGTGGTGTcacctgcagggggcgctgtgctcctcatcctcatcatcgcTCTCATTGTCACCTGTTGCAA GAAAGACAAGAACGACATTAACAAGATCATCTTCAAGAGTGGAGACCTGCAGATGTCCCCGTACGCAGACTTCCCCAAAAGTAACCGCATATCCATGGAGTGGGGCAGGGAGACCATAGAGATGCAGGAGAACGGCAGCACCAAGAACCTGCTGCAGATGACCGACATTTACTACTCG CCTGCGTTGCGTAACTCAGACCTGGAGAGAAACGGCCTGTACCCGTTCACCGGCCTGCCGGGTTCTCGCCACTCGTGTATCTACCCCGCCCAGTGGAACCCCTCCTTCATCAGTGACGACTCACGACGAAGAGACTACTTCTAA
- the heg1 gene encoding protein HEG isoform X2 encodes METWFLNHVLGLSLSVLLLGLPGPLGAGTPTNNSTDSVTAGLYYSSATDELNGSENNATSTSSSSESLSPSQRNILLTHSAETHTAAAGNFETEQTQTLTETSSRPLEAVSLSTEPLTSTLVIATAAAAAAAGSSSSSGSSSSSSSGSSSSSGSSSSSSSSSSSDWRTWKVNTDQMSDASPAVSQQASPWMLTEEARLPQDSPDTTLRQGDASSSMTHTAVHTDSTYTSTTISRAGERTLLSVTSSSSNSTSYAFTEESRSHQNPSTWGVSSSATETEDYTHSAPSTRTESGDTTDQHMTHSFSGMSSETGGPGGPTGTQTFNRQANATQHQHASTSEETSDSTPPLRVTEPSTDQSEVSVSSIPPVTSPAEGPTYTSGTDQRLGSSVGTSTESSTGVHSSSTQNQEGTEGVSSQTSEQSVGFGLTTGPPTVSSSTSDLGNSLTNTPVLVTEVFLTTTPVTVTERPHVTEENTSKAPASTTTAATTSPLPSSSSSRFSSTTSSSAPGSPTAATIPYTPPSTTASTLALQTSAAHPTHRTSSSQTQGPSTGMANTPNATTLQIETSTGTLGITTAHSQHITTTYTHSTPTESTEPLRTTGTQTDRGTTEPVVTTSPTDVRSTKAPPPPPRNPCVSNPCMNGGMCVSDKEHQYTCHCQQAWTGQTCNQDMDECERDPCPVGSRCVNTRGSFSCACPLGFDLEDGRTCTRAKTFLGTFSVNRLPHDPTIFKSSTVHEIQREIIQLLNASLSVLRGYSRSLLSKKEEDGVRISAVNMFSISTNVTSAEVYNSIQMSLSNCSSSLAHCRMVLHHQLTYHVESLCVAQKTQCDTERSTCADSSGTAHCQCLQGYYKHNPEDLSCLECGDGYKLENGTCVPCMFGFGGFNCGNFYKLIAVVVSPAGGAVLLILIIALIVTCCKKDKNDINKIIFKSGDLQMSPYADFPKSNRISMEWGRETIEMQENGSTKNLLQMTDIYYSPALRNSDLERNGLYPFTGLPGSRHSCIYPAQWNPSFISDDSRRRDYF; translated from the exons AAACTGAGCAGACTCAAACCTtgacagaaacaagcagcaggCCACTAGAGGCCGTAAGTCTATCGACTGAGCCACTCACCTCCACCCTTGTTATagccaccgctgctgctgccgccgccgccggcagcagcagcagcagcggcagcagcagcagcagcagcagcggcagcagcagcagcagcggcagcagcagcagcagcagcagcagcagcagcagcgactgGAGGACCTGGAAGGTTAACACAGACCAGATGTCAGACGCCTCTCCTGCTGTGTCCCAGCAGGCTAGTCCCTGGATGTTGACAGAGGAGGCCAGGCTTCCCCAGGACAGCCCAGACACCACCCTCCGACAAGGTGATGCTTCATCCTCGATGACCCACACAGCCGTCCACACTGACAGCACCTACACGTCCACCACCATCAGCCGAGCAGGGGAGAGGAccctgctgtctgtcacctcctcctccagcaacaGCACCTCCTATGCCTTTACAGAGGAGTCCAGGTCCCATCAGAACCCCTCTACCTGGGGTGTTTCTTCCAGCGCTACAGAGACTGAGGACTACACCCACAGTGCTCCGTCCACCAGGACTGAGAGCGGGGACACCACGGACCAGCATATGACCCACTCCTTCAGTGGGATGTCTTCAGAGACTGGCGGCCCAGGGGGCCCCACAGGAACCCAGACTTTCAACAGACAAGCTAATGCCACCCAGCATCAACACGCCTCAACATCAGAGGAGACCTCAGACTCAACACCACCTCTAAGAGTGACAGAGCCCAGCACTGACCAATCTGAAGTGTCTGTTTCCTCCATACCTCCCGTAACCTCACCCGCAGAGGGTCCCACATACACCTCAGGGACAGACCAGCGACTGGGGTCTAGTGTTGGAACCTCCACTGAGTCCTCCACTGGAGTCCACAGCTCCAGCACTCAGAACCAGGAGGGCACTGAGGGGGTTTCATCCCAGACCAGCGAGCAAAGCGTGGGGTTTGGTCTGACCACAGGACCCCCCACAGTCAGCAGCAGTACATCTGACCTGGGCAACTCTCTAACAAACACTCCAGTGCTGGTTACAGAGGTCTTCCTCACCACCACACCTGTCACCGTCACAGAAAG ACCACATGtaacagaggaaaacacttcCAAAGCCcctgcctccaccaccaccgccgCTACCACATCCCCCCTaccctcatcctcatcctccaggTTCAgtagcaccaccagcagctctgctccagGATCGCCTACCGCGGCCACCATCCCGTACACTCCTCCCtccaccacagcctccacccTGGCCCTGCAGACCAGTGCAGCGCACCCAACCCACCGCACGTCATCCAGCCAAACCCAGGGGCCCTCGACGGGCATGGCTAACACCCCAAACGCCACCACCCTGCAGATAGAAACGAGCACGGGCACTCTGGGAATCACCACAGCTCATAGTCAGCACATCACCACCACCTACACCCACAGCACCCCAACCGAGAGTACGGAGCCTCTGCGGACCACCgggacgcagacagacagaggaaccACAGAGCCGGTGGTGACGACATCACCCACTGATGTCAGATCCACCAAggcacctcctccaccaccga GAAACCCCTGCGTGTCAAACCCTTGCATGAACGGGGGGATGTGTGTGAGCGATAAAGAGCATCAGTACACCTGCCACTGTCAGCAGGCGTGGACAGGACAAACCTGCAACCAGG ATATGGATGAGTGTGAGAGGGACCCCTGCCCCGTCGGGTCCAGGTGTGTGAACACCCGAGGCTCCTTCAGCTGTGCATGTCCGCTCGGCTTCGACCTGGAGGACGGACGCACCTGCACCAGAG caaAGACGTTTCTGGGGACTTTCAGCGTCAACAGGCTGCCTCATGACCCCACTATCTTCAAGAGCAGCACCGTGCATGAGATCCAGAGAGAGATCATTCAGCTG ctcaatgcTTCTTTGTCAGTCCTCCGAGGTTACAGCCGCTCACTGCTGAGTAAGAA AGAAGAGGACGGGGTTCgtatctcagctgtcaacatgTTTTCCATCTCCACTAATGTGACGAGTGCTGAGGTCTACAACAGCATCCAGATGTCTCTCAGCAACTGCAGCTCCTCGCTGGCCCACTGTCGGATGGTCCTGCACCACCAGCTCACCTATCACG TGGAAAGTCTGTGTGTGGCCCAGAAGACTCAGTGTGACACTGAGCGCTCCACCTGCGCAGACAGCAGCGGCACCGCCCACTGTCAGTGTCTTCAAGGATACTACAAACACAACCCAGAAGACCTGTCCTGCTtag AATGTGGGGACGGCTACAAGCTGGAAAACGGCACCTGTGTTCC GTGCATGTTTGGATTTGGAGGATTCAACTGTGGAAATT TTTACAAGCTGATTGCAGTTGTGGTGTcacctgcagggggcgctgtgctcctcatcctcatcatcgcTCTCATTGTCACCTGTTGCAA GAAAGACAAGAACGACATTAACAAGATCATCTTCAAGAGTGGAGACCTGCAGATGTCCCCGTACGCAGACTTCCCCAAAAGTAACCGCATATCCATGGAGTGGGGCAGGGAGACCATAGAGATGCAGGAGAACGGCAGCACCAAGAACCTGCTGCAGATGACCGACATTTACTACTCG CCTGCGTTGCGTAACTCAGACCTGGAGAGAAACGGCCTGTACCCGTTCACCGGCCTGCCGGGTTCTCGCCACTCGTGTATCTACCCCGCCCAGTGGAACCCCTCCTTCATCAGTGACGACTCACGACGAAGAGACTACTTCTAA